The following DNA comes from Desulfovibrio aminophilus.
ACGAGCGAATGGGGCGCTTTTTTATAAGGTAATTCCTAGCCAGACCGGACCTGTGCTATGGGAGTCTGGCCATGAGAAGTTGCCCTCAATGTGGTGGGGTCTGGGCGTACAGTCTGTCCGACGGTCGTTTCAAGTGCCGGAGATGCGGGCAT
Coding sequences within:
- a CDS encoding transposase; the encoded protein is MRSCPQCGGVWAYSLSDGRFKCRRCGH